From the genome of Cryptococcus neoformans var. grubii H99 chromosome 11, complete sequence:
CTGATGTGTACATGGTGCATAATGTTCATGACAGAGTCAGTGCATAAGCATCTATCTAATTGCTCAATCAACTAACAACATAAATAGGCATTTACCCCGGCGGCTCGATTACCACCTGTTGAGGTTAATGAACCCACTATCTATACCGCCCTTATCAATCAGGCATCCTTCCATGCCTCAACCAATCGTATCTACACTCGCGTCATGTCGTCACCCGCACCGTCTGCTACAGAGACTTTGGCGCTCGATTCAGATCTGCTTGGCTGGTACGCTACTGTACCTGAACATTTACATCCTCAAAACGAACCCGTATCACCTCATTGGCTTGATTTTGCACAATATAAGATGTTTTGGAGATACTGCAACCTGCGAAtcattcttcatcgccGTGCTTTTCTTGAGAGAGCTTTAAAGGCCCTTCCATTATGGGTAACCGATGAAGACATCGAAGGCGATGATAACACGGTGGCGGAAATAAAATGTACCCGCCTATGCCAGTATAATGCTTCTGACACGATTCACAGCATGAGTCGATTCTTTTCGATGCGTCAACGGATGAGCCGCCTGGAAAGCTGGTATGGTCTGTGAGTTTACCTTTTCATTTAATTATGCATCATAAGCCTAATTAATTGAAATCACCTAGacatttccttttccacGCAAGTTTTATCCCTCTTATCGCATTGCATGTTGATCCAAATTCCCCTCGACGCCCGGtttgggaggaagaagtgtcACTGGCCCGCAAAATTCTTGTCTCTTTGAAGGACGATCCTTTGGTCGAGAGATGTCTTTTAATTATTGATGCCCTTGTTCCCCATACTTCTTCGACACCGATCGGGCCAGGACAAATGGGTTTCCAAGATACAAGCACCATGCTTTATGAGATGCTTCAAAGCAACCCCACCTGGCAAAATTCACTTGATGTGCCTGATGATGACTTGGCTCCAAATCTGTGAGTCGTCGATGACGTTTGCGTGGACCTTTTGTTGACGCAATATATATAGGTTACCGGTGGCTGATTTGGCGACTCTGAGCTCATTATGGCCTGATCGAAGTTCTTgaaagcaaaaggaagTTTCAGTCATGATTCACTTTGTGCGATAACTGTAAAAGGGGTACACGGGAAACGTAGCATAATGCAGTGTAGACAAATAGACATATCCTGGAGTTGAAAAAGTTCCCCCACGATTTACAATTATTGATCTCATTTTCCCAAATTCAAAAAACTGTTGTATCCGACTGTGACTTCCCGTTGgtcattcttttttctaTACGTTTTTTGTACACTCTGCGGAACGAGACGCGAGGCGGAACGCTCAACGCTGGTCGTGCTAGTAGCCCAAATCTTATCTTTTATCTTGCAGCGAGCACAGCAGGTACCCTGAGCGGCATCAGAGGCCTATCGCATCCGCAAACCGCAAAAGCCGATCTGACAGCATTCGTCGTCGGTAAAGGAGGAGCGGAAGACGCGGCCGCTTTGCTTACGCTCACTTCGCCAAAATGTGACCGGCAAAGCGGGGCGGCGGGCATCGCAAAGTGTTTTGGCGTCTATTGTGCAACATGCTGCGGTAACTGATGCCCAAAAAGCACTATATAAGTATGATGCATCAGACTGTAGTAGCCCCCCTTCCTCTATTCCTTCAAGAACCACTGCAATGTGCTCTTCTCACGCCACCGCTGTCGAGTCCGTCTCTCCCGCTCCCCGAACAAGCCAGTACGAGGTCAAGTACGATCCGGATCTTGTTCTCAAGAGCGCCGAATTCAAGGAGCTGAAGCAAGGGGAcaaggagcttgaggatCCTAAGGCCAACCTTGCCTGCGCTTACGATGAGAAACACAACGTGAAAATGATCAACAAGCCCATCCCTAAAGCCAGGGACGATGAGGTCGTCGTGCACATTAAAGCCACTGGTATCTGCGGGTGAGTTGTTGAAGCTTCTTTTTTGAATCTTCTCTTTGGTTGTTTATCTGACCTCTCGCTTCAGTTCCGACGTTCATTTCTGGAAGCATGGCCAGATTGGTCCCACTATGATCGTCACTGACACTTGCGGTGCTGGCCATGAATCTGCCGGTGAAGTCGTCGAGGTGGGTCCCGGAGTCAAACAGTGGAAAGTCGGAGACAGGGTTGCCATCGAATGCGGCGTTCCCTGCGGACAAGCCAGTTGTGCTCCTTGCGTGACTGGCAGGTACAACGCTTGTGAGTCCTTTCTTCAAGCCGGTTTCTCACTGTACATGTTTGCTGACTATTATGTAGGCCCTCaagtcgtcttcttctcgactCCCCCTTATCACGGTACTTTGACTCGTTATCACGCCCACCCTGCCTCTTGGCTCCACCGTCTTCCCGACAACCTCTCGTTCGAGGAAGGCGCTTTGTGCGAGCCTCTTGCTGTTGCTTTGGCGGCTCTTGAGAGGGCTGGTAACCGCCTGGGTGACCCTATCTTGATTTGGTGCGCCTTGCTCTGACGTATTAAAATGAAGGTTGCTGACAGCCAACAGCGGTGCTGGACCTATTGGTCTGGTTACTCTTCTCGCTTCCCACGCTGCTGGTTGTACGCCAATTGTTATCACCGACTTGCAAGCATCTCGTCTTGAGGTCGCCAAGAAGCTTATCCCAACCGTGAAGACTGTCCAGATTGAACGTAACTGGACTTCAAAAGAGACCTCTGAAGCTATCAAGGAGGCTGCTGGCACCGGTATTCGTGTTGCCATTGATGCCACTGGCTTCGAAAGCTCAATCACTGCTGCTATCTATGTACGTTTGACCCGAATGAGCACGGCAAACGCTTAGCTAATATCCTTGCAGTCTGTTGTGTTTGGCGGAAAAGTCTTTGTTATTGGTGCCGGTGCTTCTGAGCAAAAGGTAAGTGAAAGATATCCCCCGCTACCATTATGTTCGCGGAACTGATGATAGATCACGCTTATTAGTATCCCTTCGGTTACTGCTCTGCCAATGAGATTGACCTCCAATTCCAATACCGCTACGCACACCAAGTACGTTTGGGCGCGGCTAACCCATCAATTGACAGCGCTGATTCTCGAGCAGTACCCTAAAGCCCTCCGCATTGTTTCTGGCGGCCTCATTAACTTAAAGCCGCTTCTCACTCACACTTTCCCCCTTAACAAAGCTGTAGAAGCTTTCCATGTCGCAGCTGACCCCGCCAAGGGGGCTATCAAGGTACAAATTATTGATTAATAATTTATCATCCATATATCTAAGCACAATCAAAATTTCATCTTATCAATCAGCAATAGAAGGGTGTACATCTACGACGGGCGCAGCAACAGCGGATTATGTTGGAGGGTTTAGCAGATAACATGCATAGACTTTCAGCACGAATGCACTGCGCTTTTTCAGTACCATATTCTCCCTTTGCTATAATCCGCATCCGAGATACGTCTATAACCCTATGGAATGCCGGGAAGTATGATGGTAAATCAATTAGCTGTGAAGTCTAGGGAGCCGATTAAAACTTCATCTATACAAGCAAACTAAGATGGTTAGATGGTTTGATCCAGGGAGAAGGGCTTTTAATGAAATGAAGAGGAACGTCAAACTTATTCACGGATGCTCCTCCAAAGATTGAGGAAAACTGGGGTAAATAATACCTATGGTATCTGCAGAGCAACATTGTTCGTCTTCGACAGCCACTGAGACAATAGAATTGATGATGAACCTAAAAACACCCCCGTAAAAAATCAGCCACCCCTACAAacatcaagaagatggcAGCGAAAGGGTTTgattttttcttctttaaGTCTTCCTGCAACAGTACTACACCTACCTCCCTTCCTAGAACAGCAATATGAGTATTAGGCAGTCTCTTTTCTCGGACTCAAATGAGAAAGCGAACTCAGGACACCACTCTCTCTTGACTGACTCAGCGGAAGGAGAACAACCGCATGTGAGTTGTTGATGACGGCTTGATAATTCGTCAGGATGCTGATAAACCACAATGAATCATGTAATTTAAGTCCCTACAGTCTCAATTCAGACAATCGCATCGGGATCAATGGTAGATGAGAGCCTGGCAGATCTCCTCCAAGATTAGTAGAGGCTGAATAACAAGTTATTGAAGAGGCTTTCACTTGTGGAGGAGACGATGAAGGGCAGACAAAAAGAACAAATTAACGAGGGCAAAAAGTCGATGCCGAGAACAGCAAGGCCACTGATAATGATATAGGAACAGTTAGGTGCTCGATTGCAGGTTAGACGTTAGACATGCAGGAATACATGCAATAAGGCACatgtgatgatgatggttACGGTAATAAAATTCACTGAACAGTCTGCTTGCTTCAgttcttctcttttgcTGCCTTTTTCGCCCTCTCCTtactctccttcttcttaaTCTTCGCTTCTGCTCTTTTCAGCCGGACCTCTTGCAGCctctttgccttccttGAAGCGTTGTCGACAGGCACCTTTGTTTGAATACCCTTGACATGAAGAGGGACGTAATGGACATGAGGGATAGGGGCTTGGTTATCTTTTGACGTTTCAGATTTGGATACGGATGGGGTAGCGCAGGTATGGACCTTAAGTGTGGATGTAGGGATCGGCAATGTGAGAGAAAAGCGGGGTGGATGGAGAATGCTCTTGGGCAAAAGAGTACGGACTCGTTCGATGTTTGGGTGTGATCTCTGTTTTACGCATTTAGCCCAGACTGACCACTGAAACCATTTTTTCAACTTACTCTCAATGCAAGACATGCCAGTCGCCGAAGTCCAACCATGTCTGCTAAATCCTTCTCGACTGCTCCTAAAGGCACTACAGCAACCTCCTCTCTATCGTCACCAGTCACGTCGGCCCATTGACTCCTCTTTAATTTCGCTCTAATAATTTTTGCTAGTTGTGTGTGTTGGTAGACATGGGCGTTATATGTGGCACAGTATTGAAGGATAGGGGAGACAAGGCTTTGAGGATTAATCGAGAGAAGGGGGATGATAATGAAATTGATTGGCgctgaaggagagggtATGGGTTGTGACTGGCCTTCAGTAGCTTCATCATCGGGatcagaaggagaaggagaccGTGGGGCCGTGGGAAGGAAGTTGTTTGCATTGGGTTTTCCAGGTTGATCACTATTCAAAGCGTCACCCATGATCATAATCTGAGTCTTCAAAGCGCCAATTTGATGTTCGAGACTTTTAATGACTTCATTGATCCCTAGCACAAGGTGTGATAATACCTCAGGCCGTCCTGGGCATTTTGCTTCAGACTCCAAATCATTTGATGACCGTTTCCGTTTTTGGCCTGTCGAGCTTTCCAGATCTTTCATCtcgacatcctcatcagCGGCCTTTCCCCCTTGCTCCTGGTCCACCTTGTCTGAATTGCCTGACTGCTCACTGGTGGCTTTCACCTCTTTAGATCTCTGAGCCCTTCTagttcttttttccttgctATGACATCTTGCCCTCGAGACGTGAAAGTCTGCGACATCTGAAGGAATCAGCTCTCTCAAGAGATGTACAACAGTCGTTTGAAGATGTCGTGGCATGTCGGGCCTACACGAACAAACATCAGAAAGGATTGTGTGTTTAATAAGAATAATACGCGGTACTTGCCAGGGAACTGTCAACGGACTAGCCAATACAGCTTTCTGAACATCCTTGCTCAAGCCAGACTTATCGCTGGATGCCTGTTTTGGCGCacttttctccatctttgaCTGGGACCTGATGGTATTGCTCTCGCTGTGGGTGGTGGCCAGAACTTTTGCCTTGCCTTTACTGGGCATTTGAGAAGTTGAAGGACCCATTTTAATGGAGTGCAATAATGTAAACAAGCCACGCAAACAAGACCTGCATCGATAACTTCGTTTTTCGCAGAAGGAATTCGACATGCGACTGCGGATGTCACCGCCAGCAGAATGACACGCGATCTCCACATGGCAAGCAGTGGTTCATTTAAAAGCTGCCACATAACCTTAAACTCCGATAAATGCCGAAACGAAACTTCTTCGCCTATTTTCGCGACTTTCCAGAGTTCGAGTTTTGACCACTTTTGCACTTCATTCGCCTGAAACTCTTTACGGCTGCTTTAGTGAGCACACCCGCATCGAGTTAGCAAAAGCATTTTCCTGACAATCCTCTTTTTATCGCACAGAAAACCCCAAAAAACGAGTCAAGATGGTCCGAGTCTCCGTTCTTAACGACGCCCTTGTAAGTGTCAGGGTCATGGACGCGGAGTGGATAGGGGAAATGGAGGGGATTAGATGGGGTTTGGTGTCGGGCGTGATATCATCGGGGAAGAGAAATGGATGGAGTTGGGAATGATATctgagaaggaaagaacaAGAACGATCAAATTGCTAACGGGATTCTGTAGAACAACATCGTCAACGCCGAGCGACGAGGAAAGCGACAGGTCCTCATCCGACCTTCCTCCAAGGTCGTTATCAAGGTTCTTTCTGTCATGCAGAAGCACGGTTAGTCTATTTTTGGCCCATCGATCCCAAATCCTTCCACCGAAGTATAACTGCCTCCACACGCTCTTCTCACCGAGGCGAGGCTTTAAGTCTTCGGAAGAGCAACACTTCTGTGTCACCGCTTCTCGATCAATTCAGATCTGCGACTCAAGGCCGCATGGCCGGGGTGCCAAGCAGAGCTGGCTGGTCAGAGGAGGACACTCATTATATTACCACACACTTTACTACATGTGTAGGATTCGACGCTGACATGGTATTTAGGCTACATTGGCGAGTTCGAGATCATCGACGACCACCGAGGTGGCAAGGTTGTTATCCAGCTCAACGGCCGATTGAACAAGTGTGGTGTCATCTCCCCCAGGTTCAACGTCCCCGTCGACTCTATTGAGAACTGGGTCTCTCAGCTCCTCCCTGCCCGATCTTTCGGTAAGATCATCCTTACCACCTCTGCCGGTATCATGGACCACGTCGAGGCCCGTAACAAGCACGTGAGTACAATGTGTTGAAATTATATGGCAAAGTATACTGATCCATCTATTCAGGTCGGTGGCAAGATCCTTGCTTTCGTCTACTAAGGGGTTTTCATGCATTGAGGTTGTCCTTTGATATTACAGGATGGATTCTTTTGCACCGTCACTCATCTTGCATTTTTAATTTAGCCCAATGACTGCCGCTAATGTTTACGTTTTACTGATGTCCTTTTTCCTATAGTTTAGTAGACAATCGTGTCCTGGCCCACCCATCATGCCTCTGTTTCTTGTATGCTCTTTTGATCCCGAAGTTAGTCGCTGGGACTTTCAGCCCGCAGGCTACGATCCTGATCAACGGGATCCATGTGATTGTCCTTTGGGTTTGGGGAACGAaggatgctgatgatgaagaaggcaacCAGCATTATATTTTTCTCCACTTACACCTTATTTGCGCTTGTATAATGCATTATCCGGCACCTTTTTTCCGCATAAATCTGCATACAGCACCCAATCAACGTCCCGCTCGGCCATCGCAGCGATATACTGCCACTTTCCGCTGGCTAACAATCCAGATAATGGGAGCTAATCCAAATTGAGCATAGTCGTCAATTTGTCATTAGCCCAAAGAGATCGGATCGCGTCCGAACGTGCGATCAGACAAACTTCTATCGAATCAAACGAGCGTCGAATTTCCGTAAGTGGATAGCTAACATATCTAAAGGCTTTGCATGACCCCTAGCAGTACTTGCTTCTGGCCTTATAAAATATAACGcggaaaagagaagattaCTTCGTCTCTACTGATCAACATGAGGTCAACGTTTGTTTCGCTCCATGAAGGGTGTGCACTTGCCCCCGTCTTGCTACTACGTATAAGGAGTGTTGGTGTGACTTAGTACCTGAATGGGAGAGGACAAACCAATGCTTGGAGTGATTGTGAGAAGCCGCAACCTTAGGGCTTGGTCACCTTAATAAGTTAAGGTTACGTAGGCATGCGCTATGCGCTATACTTGAAACATTCGGCTTTCAATCATAGAGTTCTTTCCGGCGGTGTTCTGGCGCCCTGCAGTGTGTTAATATCAATTCTTTCATTGATTTGTTGGGCGGATGTAGCTCCGGTGCAGGACACACCGTACACCAGCCTGCTTGCGATAGGCTAGCTCCCCGTGCCACAgtatcgaagaagaagaagaaatctGTATTTTCCCGGGGCTGTTTTTCCAGTGGGCGGAGGGgggagtggaggagaaatGGAGGTAGAGAAGGGGCGTCGGTGGAGAGTAGAGGCGACAGTCGGCATCGGAATTACGTATCCCGCCCTTATCACGTTATCAATGTCGTTCCTTGCTCTCGTCCGTTGCGGCCAGGTATAAAACCAACACCCTCGGCAAGTCACATATCGCCCATCGCAGCTGGGATATAGCGACTAAGGATGACTTCTGAGAACAAGATGCAATACGGTAAGACTTTCTGCCTTCGATAGTTAAGGGGTTCCCTATTGACCAAATCGTCATTGCGCAGTCCGTCTCGGCAAGAGCGGTTTGAAGATATCCAAGATCATTTTGTAAATCGTCTCTTTCTTACATTTGAGCGTAGACTTCAGCTGACCATACCATCCGCTTGAAGAGGCTGCATGTGTACGTTGGCCTTCACATTATCGGAGCTGCGATTCTGACGTTCGACCTGTTCAGCTTATGGTGATCCGGAGTGAGTCAATGAGTTCCAAGTCCTTTCGGTCAGCGCTGAAGGGCTTTTTGAACAGGTGGCACGAGTGGGTTctgagagaaaaggaaggaatcGAACATATCAAGTATGCGTACGCGCATGGAATCAACACGTTTGAGTGCGTATCTTCTTTCAATGACAATGTTGCATACTGACCGGTATTCAATAGCACCGCCGATATGTGAGCCCAATCCCATGCCCTCAATAATTCTCAGTTCCCTGACAAGTCTAGCAGCTACTCCTGTGGTGCATCAGAAGAGATCCTTGGAAAGGCCATCCGGGAGATCGGCTGCCCCCGAGAGGATGTAGTGATTCTCACCAAGTTATACATGCCCATCACCCACGGTAGCCGTGCCGCACCTCCTGCTTTCCCTGATCTCGATAAATCTGGCTATACGAACCAGTACGGATTGAGCCGAAAGGTACGTGCTGCAAATGTTGAGCTGATGGCCAAAGAATGGTCCTAAGCTGGGGGTCTGTAGCATATCTTCGCCGCTGTGCAAGCATCCCTCAAAAGGCTCAATGTAGAATATATCGATGTCCTCCAGTGTCATCGATTTGATTATAATACTCCCATCGAAGAGACTGTCAGTTACTCTGCTTTCCGCAGGAATGCGCTTGCCTGACTATTGCAGATGCAAGCCTTACATGACGTTGTCCAGAAGGGTTGGGTCAGATATATCGGCATGTCTAGGTCAGTGTTTCGTCTGAATCAATGGCTGCATGATAATTGTAGTGGGATAGTTGTTGGGCATACCAATTCCATGCCATGCAGAGTAAGtgacatcctcctcctcagaGATATAGACTGACATCCACTGCAGATTACGCTATCAACAACGGTCTTACCGCATTCATCTCCATGCAAAACTTCCACAACGCCGCTTATCGTGAGGAAGAACGCGAGATGATCCCTACTCTACAGGTATGTCCTTCCCGCCGatttctctttctcatATAGGTATATTCTCATCCGCTGGGTAGATGTTCGGTGTTGGATGTATTCCGTGGTCGCCTCTCGCACGAGGATTCCTCACTCGACCCTGGAAAGACTCTACGTCCCTTCGATCCCAATCAGATGCGTAAGtgtcctctcttctccgtctctCTCTTCACAAAATACATCCTGAGTTATCATTTGTATAGTCTCTACAAGGCCCGTGGTTTCTCCGACCCCGCCGTAGCCAAACAGCGCATCAACGAAGCCATTGAGCAAATTGCCGAGAAGAGGGGTATCAGTATGGCTCAGGTCGCGTTGGCTTGGTCGTTGAGCAAGGAGTATATCACAGCGCCTATTGTGGGGACCACCAGTCTTGATAAGCTCAAGGATTTGCTTGGTAAGTTTTGTTTATTTGAAACAGTCGATACGAGGGGTAGGGGTTGGGTTGGGTTGGGATGCTGATATATTTGTTGGGGTGGATCTAGGTGCGATAAATTTGAAGCTTAcgcaggaagagaaaaaggcgaTTGAGGAGCACTATGTTCCACAGGATGTTGTAAGCGATACTTGTCCCTTAGCTCGTGGCGAAAACTAACCCCCAATATTTGAAGACTGGTCACCAGTAATCCAGAAAGCGCAAGCCACAATTAAAGGGAATGAAATGAGGTCTCTCCGGTAATCGAAGGCCGATGTGGTAAATAAAACTTGAATGAATTGTTGGGAATGCTTTCTTCTTACAGTTATCAATAACTGCTCCCGTAAGAACTGCTCAGCCTCTATCAGTTCAAAGCCATAAACTTGCAGCTTGATTCATAGAAGGGAAAAAACAGTGAGATGCCTAACATGATATTACAACAGATGCGCGCATAGTGTGTGATTATATGATTGTATTTATTGATCGCACCAATCCCCCAATCTATCGGCCATCTTCAATTCACGGGAAACATCCTGGGCGTCTCAACGAACCGCCCTTTCTGATTCCCAGCACCCATATCCTCAACCGATATAGTCTCTTTTTGAACCTCCTTcgcctccttcatctctaCATCCTCCCCCTTTTCCTTATGGATATGCAATAACCGCTGATACAGAGACCTGTTGCCAGCAAAAAAGAACAGGAAAGGGATGACGAACACCGCCATACCAAAGCAAAACCAGACCGTAGCTGCCCATCCATTGGGTATGTGATCGTACATCTGGCCGCCGGCTATGGTTCCAATGGAGCTAGATATAGCTAAAGAAGGTGGATGGGAAAAAGATTGGAGTCAGATTTGCTTAATAGCCATATTTGGTTAAACAGGGTATCGAAACTTACCGAACGCGATGTTCATAGCAGCGAATTGATCTGTGGAACATATTAATTAGACCATCTAACCAGGTGCGATACATGGCCGAATAACGTACGAATTTCACTGACGCCATCAACGTTTCGCGCAACCATTGTCACCTCCAAACCCGTCGGCGCCATGGCGCAATTAGGGAAAATATCTACCATTTGATCCAATGAAAGTCAGTATTTAAGAGGTCAATATATGGGTTACCGTACTACATCAACAAAGGTGGATACATACCAGacaaggcgaagaagactaTGAATGCACCCAAACTCTTTTTCAGGAGCATAAGAGGTAGCCAAGGAA
Proteins encoded in this window:
- a CDS encoding aryl-alcohol dehydrogenase, variant, which produces MTSENKMQYVRLGKSGLKISKIILGCMSYGDPEWHEWVLREKEGIEHIKYAYAHGINTFDTADIYSCGASEEILGKAIREIGCPREDVVILTKLYMPITHGSRAAPPAFPDLDKSGYTNQYGLSRKHIFAAVQASLKRLNVEYIDVLQCHRFDYNTPIEETMQALHDVVQKGWVRYIGMSSCWAYQFHAMQNYAINNGLTAFISMQNFHNAAYREEEREMIPTLQMFGVGCIPWSPLARGFLTRPWKDSTSLRSQSDALYKARGFSDPAVAKQRINEAIEQIAEKRGISMAQVALAWSLSKEYITAPIVGTTSLDKLKDLLGAINLKLTQEEKKAIEEHYVPQDVTGHQ
- a CDS encoding aryl-alcohol dehydrogenase; this encodes MTSENKMQYVRLGKSGLKISKIILGCMSYGDPEWHEWVLREKEGIEHIKYAYAHGINTFDTADISYSCGASEEILGKAIREIGCPREDVVILTKLYMPITHGSRAAPPAFPDLDKSGYTNQYGLSRKHIFAAVQASLKRLNVEYIDVLQCHRFDYNTPIEETMQALHDVVQKGWVRYIGMSSCWAYQFHAMQNYAINNGLTAFISMQNFHNAAYREEEREMIPTLQMFGVGCIPWSPLARGFLTRPWKDSTSLRSQSDALYKARGFSDPAVAKQRINEAIEQIAEKRGISMAQVALAWSLSKEYITAPIVGTTSLDKLKDLLGAINLKLTQEEKKAIEEHYVPQDVTGHQ
- a CDS encoding chlorophyll synthesis pathway protein BchC, whose translation is MCSSHATAVESVSPAPRTSQYEVKYDPDLVLKSAEFKELKQGDKELEDPKANLACAYDEKHNVKMINKPIPKARDDEVVVHIKATGICGSDVHFWKHGQIGPTMIVTDTCGAGHESAGEVVEVGPGVKQWKVGDRVAIECGVPCGQASCAPCVTGRYNACPQVVFFSTPPYHGTLTRYHAHPASWLHRLPDNLSFEEGALCEPLAVALAALERAGNRLGDPILICGAGPIGLVTLLASHAAGCTPIVITDLQASRLEVAKKLIPTVKTVQIERNWTSKETSEAIKEAAGTGIRVAIDATGFESSITAAIYSVVFGGKVFVIGAGASEQKYPFGYCSANEIDLQFQYRYAHQYPKALRIVSGGLINLKPLLTHTFPLNKAVEAFHVAADPAKGAIKVQIID
- a CDS encoding small subunit ribosomal protein S22-A, variant, whose product is MVRVSVLNDALNNIVNAERRGKRQVLIRPSSKVVIKVLSVMQKHGYIGEFEIIDDHRGGKVVIQLNGRLNKCGVISPRFNVPVDSIENWVSQLLPARSFGKIILTTSAGIMDHVEARNKHVGGKILAFVY